CATGACGCCGATGGCCAGGGCAACCGTGATGATCCTGAAGCCAAGGTACTGCGCAAAGGTGAATTCCTCGTCCAGATCGGAGACTTGGTAGGTGCGAATCTTGTAATAGCCGATGGGCGAGAAGATGTTCGAAACGGCCATGCCGAGAGCAAGTAAGCCCGCAGCATCATAGCCCGTTGACAAGCGCACGACGAGAACCGTGATCAGCCACTGCGCCGCCATGTAGACAAGCGAGCCCGCGGCGTTCCAAATCATGTTCGCGCGAATCGAAAGCGATTTGTCAGCACCTATATTCATCGAATGCATAGACTAGGGCTAGATGCCGTACCAGGCAATCCCCTCGTCAAGCCAACCGAGCGAGATGTTGTGATCGAACTCGTACTCGCTGGCCGTGTAGTTGTGGTTGTTTGCGTAGGCATTGGGATTGTACTGACGATACAGCGGGATGCCCTTCGCGTCATCAGAATACCAGCCGATGCCCTCGTCATTCCAACCTTCCTTGACAAGCGCGTCGCGCTCGAAAGCACTCAGGGTGTAGTGATGCTCGCCGCCGATTTCGTTGTAGAGGCGATACACGGGCGATTTGCTCGTCTTGGGCGAATTCCAGCCAACGCCCTCATAGGTCCAACCTGCGGAATCAAGGGTCTCGCGCTCGACGATGCTCGAAGTGTAGAAGTGCTCGCCGGAATTGGGGTTATACATGCGGAACATGGCGCGGGTATTGGTGTCGGGAACGCTCCACCCCTTATAGAGGGGAAGAATGTAGTTGTAGGTGGGATCGAATCCAGCATGGGTATAGGCCTGGTCCATGAGCTTGGCAATCTGCTCGTGCCACGGCGTATCATTGGATGGCAGCGTGCAGTACTGATGCCAGCAGGTGCCCTTGGCGTCTGCCTGCGCATAATCCCACTTCATGGCATAAAGCGTGGGCTGCGCGTATTGTTTGGCGTAAATGTAATGTTCGTAAATCCACTGAGCGCCCCCGAGTACAGCAGAAGTAGGCGTTGTCCAGCCCTGATTAACCGCCATGCTCAGGCCAGCGCTATCGGCAACACCGTCGTAGGCACCTATGCCGAAGAAATTATAGTAGATGGTCCCCTGATGATCCTGGCCCATGGCAAGAGTAGAGGTGCCCCAACCAGTTTCGAGAATCGCATGAGCCACGAGATACGCTGCGCTGATATGGTATGTCTGTTCTGCCTGAACAAAGGCCGAACCCATGCCGACAAGCTTGCCTTGACGTCCCTTGGCCGTCGAGAGAATGAAGGCATCAATTTGAGCAGCAGTTAGTCCAGAGGATGTCCTGAGATCTGCGAAAACGGTGAGGTCGCAGTTGTTGGGATCAAGAGCAGCCTGAAAGCGGGCATAGGAATTACCATATTGGTCATTGGCCATGCACATCCGAATCATCTGATCCAAGGTAATGCCAAGGTTGACGATATTCGAACCGCCCTGAGCCTGGGCAATCATATCTCCATCGGCAAACCCACCCTCACCTTGGGCATAGAGCGCGTCATCGTCGACATGCTCGTACGCCCGCGGGTCAGCGCGAAGCGGCCCTTCCACCCGCTCGGCAAATGCGCTTTGCACGAACAGGGCCGGAAGAGCCGCTATCAGAAGTGCTGTTACGAGCAGTAGGCGAATCGGTAGAAAGACGATGCTGCGTTTGGTCATGGTTGGTGCCTTCCCGTCTGAATGTCTACTGCATCAAATATGGAATCGCCGGGTTACTTGTCGCTTTCGTCAGCGCCGCCTTCAGCAGCAGCGTACCAGGCAATGCCCTCATCCTGCCAGCCAAGCGAGATGTTGTGATCGAACTCGTACTGGCTCGTGGTGTAGTTGTGGTTGTTGGCATATGCGTTGGGGTTGTACTGACGCAGAACCTTGACGGTCTGGGCCTCGTCGGAGTACCAACCGATGCCCTCGTCGTTCCAGCCTTCCTTGACAAGCGCGTCACGCTCGACAGCGCTCATGGTGAAGTGATGCTCGCCCGCGTTGGGGTTGTACAGACGGAAGACCGGGGCATTGGACTTCTCGGGAGCGTACCAGCCGATGTCCTCGTTCTTCCAACCAACCTCGATCAGATGGTCGCGCTCAACCGTGCTCGCGGTGTAGAAGTGCTCACCGGAGTTGGGGTTGTAGACGCGATACATGGCCTGATGCTCACCGATCTGGAACT
This window of the Coriobacteriaceae bacterium genome carries:
- a CDS encoding glucosaminidase domain-containing protein, encoding MTKRSIVFLPIRLLLVTALLIAALPALFVQSAFAERVEGPLRADPRAYEHVDDDALYAQGEGGFADGDMIAQAQGGSNIVNLGITLDQMIRMCMANDQYGNSYARFQAALDPNNCDLTVFADLRTSSGLTAAQIDAFILSTAKGRQGKLVGMGSAFVQAEQTYHISAAYLVAHAILETGWGTSTLAMGQDHQGTIYYNFFGIGAYDGVADSAGLSMAVNQGWTTPTSAVLGGAQWIYEHYIYAKQYAQPTLYAMKWDYAQADAKGTCWHQYCTLPSNDTPWHEQIAKLMDQAYTHAGFDPTYNYILPLYKGWSVPDTNTRAMFRMYNPNSGEHFYTSSIVERETLDSAGWTYEGVGWNSPKTSKSPVYRLYNEIGGEHHYTLSAFERDALVKEGWNDEGIGWYSDDAKGIPLYRQYNPNAYANNHNYTASEYEFDHNISLGWLDEGIAWYGI